AATAAATCGCGAGGACGATAGCGGCAAAGATGATCATCAACGATAACTTGCTCATTGGCGGTGAAATTGAATCCTTAAATTAAAAAATGATCGGTGTCTCCTTTTCTGTCGCACACAATCAACAAACGGCAAGTATAATTCGCTTATGATGAACTGGGTTTTCTGGGCAGTGCTCTCCGCCTTCTTCGCGGGTGTCACCGCCGTGCTCGCCAAAAAAGGTGTCGAGGGCATTGACTCCAATCTTGCCACCGCCATTCGCACAACAGTGGTACTCGTGTTCAGTTGGGCGATTGTCTTTGCGCTGCAAACGCGTTTCACGCTGACGGAAATTTCCCGCCGCGCCTGGATTTTTCTGGTGCTCTCCGGGCTTGCGACGGGACTTTCGTGGCTCTGCTATTTTCGCGCGCTTCAACTGGGCGAGGCCTCACGCGTCGCGCCGGTGGACAAACTCAGCGTGGTCTTTGCCATCATTCTCGCCGCGCTCGTGCTGCACGAAAAACTCGGCTGGCAACATCTCTTCGGCGGCGCGCTGATCGTGAGCGGCGCGATCATTCTCGCGTGGCGATAAATTCGCAAATCACTTCGCCGCCGCCGGAATTTTTTTCATGTGGCGATGGACGAAGAAATAATAGACCGCGCCGAGCGCGAGCACAATCGCTCCC
This sequence is a window from Verrucomicrobiia bacterium. Protein-coding genes within it:
- a CDS encoding EamA family transporter, which translates into the protein MNWVFWAVLSAFFAGVTAVLAKKGVEGIDSNLATAIRTTVVLVFSWAIVFALQTRFTLTEISRRAWIFLVLSGLATGLSWLCYFRALQLGEASRVAPVDKLSVVFAIILAALVLHEKLGWQHLFGGALIVSGAIILAWR